In one Kluyveromyces marxianus DMKU3-1042 DNA, complete genome, chromosome 4 genomic region, the following are encoded:
- a CDS encoding putative phosphotransferase, whose product MFGSRKSRSSLSISQQRMLSHSMSGMSLQSGPKMVYYVGVDVGTGSARACVIDQLGNILSLAERPIQRQELKPNYITQSSHEIWGAICHCVQSVVRDSGVDPSTIHGIGFDATCSLVVVDEDNEDVAVGPDFTDNKQNIILWMDHRAMDETNEINATGDKCLKYVGGQMSVEMEIPKIKWLKNNIPAEKFARCKFFDLADYLTFKATGLEIRSYCSTVCKQGLLPIGVEGSKNGWSKEFLEAIGLPELVENDFHKLGGSVNDASFLSAGECIGTLDEESALELGLSTHCVVGSGVIDAYAGWVGTVAARTDVDIPALVQADSEKHGIDRATGRLAAVAGTSTCHIAMSRDPIFVDGVWGPYRDVMAPGFWLAEGGQSCTGALLAHVLTTHPAYAELSQLADAASVSKFDYLNSRLELLTQQRKVSSVVALAKHLFFYGDYHGNRSPIADPNMRAAIIGQSMDNGIDDLCIMYLGACEFIAQQTRQIVEQMCNAGHELAAIFMSGGQCRNGLLMRLLADCTGLPIVIPRYIDAAVVFGSALLGAVASESFDACAQLPAPAENSTVQHKDVSIRRKSSLSRKDFQGLNSGGDSRPDSRSRSKSGSRSRSGSGNDSFLGGANALKPLTSFSKVKTTTDLHSPYTAPSATASTAQISTTSGGYPFPIMTASDNAILEDDSNTDTDDDDDGVDPKDDSLTFNAKTEKSKDAENSAQHTKARALRELTKDKLWEVMYNMTGGGKVVWPADDDSPDRRLLDVKYKIFLDMAQTQRTYRKMVDEVAK is encoded by the coding sequence ATGTTTGGATCGAGAAAGTCACGTTCTTCGCTATCTATTTCGCAGCAAAGAATGCTTTCGCATTCTATGAGTGGGATGTCGCTTCAAAGCGGGCCCAAGATGGTTTATTATGTTGGTGTTGATGTTGGTACTGGGTCTGCTCGGGCGTGTGTGATTGACCAATTGGGGAACATTCTTTCGTTGGCCGAAAGGCCTATTCAGAGACAAGAGTTGAAGCCCAATTACATTACGCAATCTTCGCATGAGATTTGGGGTGCGATCTGCCATTGTGTGCAGAGTGTGGTTCGTGACAGTGGAGTTGATCCGTCTACGATCCATGGGATTGGGTTTGATGCGACATGTTCGCTTGTTGTTGTAGATGAGGACAATGAGGATGTTGCGGTGGGTCCGGATTTTACCGACAACAAGCAGAACATTATTCTCTGGATGGACCACCGGGCGATGGACGAGACGAATGAGATCAATGCGACCGGAGACAAGTGTTTGAAGTATGTTGGTGGACAAATGAGTGTTGAGATGGAGATTCCCAAGATCAAGTGGTTGAAGAACAACATTCCTGCGGAGAAGTTTGCCAGATGCAAGTTCTTCGATTTGGCGGATTACTTGACGTTCAAGGCTACTGGTCTGGAGATCCGTTCGTACTGTTCTACCGTTTGCAAGCAGGGCTTGTTACCCATTGGCGTTGAAGGGTCTAAGAATGGGTGGTCTAAGGAGTTTTTAGAGGCGATCGGGTTGCCCGAGTTGGTCGAGAACGATTTCCACAAGTTGGGTGGGAGTGTCAATGACGCCAGTTTTCTGAGTGCCGGTGAGTGTATTGGGACCTTGGACGAGGAATCTGCGCTCGAGTTAGGGCTTTCGACCCACTGTGTCGTAGGGTCTGGTGTCATTGACGCGTACGCCGGCTGGGTGGGCACAGTTGCTGCGCGCACTGACGTTGACATCCCTGCATTAGTGCAAGCGGACTCTGAGAAGCACGGGATTGACCGTGCCACGGGCCGTCTGGCAGCTGTTGCAGGGACCTCCACATGCCACATTGCGATGTCGCGTGACCCAATTTTCGTTGATGGTGTTTGGGGCCCATACAGAGACGTTATGGCGCCCGGATTTTGGTTAGCCGAAGGTGGCCAATCGTGCACGGGTGCGCTTTTGGCACATGTGCTCACAACGCATCCAGCGTATGCTGAGTTGTCCCAGCTGGCCGATGCAGCAAGCGTTTCGAAGTTCGACTACTTGAACTCACGCTTGGAGCTGTTGACGCAACAGCGCAAGGTCTCCTCCGTCGTCGCTTTGGCCAAACACTTGTTTTTCTACGGTGATTACCATGGTAACAGGTCCCCAATAGCAGACCCGAACATGCGTGCTGCCATCATTGGCCAATCGATGGACAACGGTATCGACGACTTGTGTATCATGTACTTGGGCGCGTGCGAGTTCATCGCCCAGCAAACCAGACAGATTGTTGAGCAGATGTGCAATGCCGGCCACGAACTAGCTGCCATTTTCATGTCTGGAGGCCAGTGCAGAAACGGGCTATTGATGAGATTGCTAGCCGATTGCACAGGCTTGCCAATAGTTATTCCGCGTTACATTGATGCAGCTGTGGTTTTCGGTTCCGCTTTGCTTGGGGCCGTCGCTAGTGAATCCTTCGACGCGTGCGCCCAGCTTCCTGCCCCAGCTGAAAACTCCACTGTCCAACACAAGGACGTCTCAATCCGTCGTAAGAGTTCCTTGAGCAGAAAGGACTTCCAGGGCTTGAACTCTGGAGGCGACAGCAGACCGGATTCGAGATCCAGATCCAAATCCGGTTCGAGATCCCGCTCGGGATCTGGAAACGACAGCTTCCTGGGCGGTGCCAACGCCTTGAAGCCCTTGACCAGCTTCTCCAAAGTCAAGACCACTACTGATCTGCACAGCCCATACACCGCACCATCGGCAACTGCTTCCACTGCACAGATCTCAACCACTTCGGGCGGGTATCCGTTCCCGATCATGACAGCGAGCGACAACGCTATTCTGGAGGATGACAGCAACACTGACAccgatgatgatgacgacgGAGTCGACCCCAAGGACGACTCGTTGACCTTCAACGCTAAGACCGAGAAGTCGAAGGATGCCGAAAACTCGGCCCAGCACACCAAGGCCAGGGCTCTACGTGAACTAACTAAAGATAAACTATGGGAGGTCATGTACAATATGACCGGCGGTGGTAAGGTCGTGTGGCCTGCAGACGACGATAGTCCCGACAGACGCTTGCTAGACGTGAAGTACAAGATCTTCCTCGACATGGCGCAAACCCAACGCACGTACAGAAAGATGGTTGACGAAGTAGCTAAATGA
- a CDS encoding transcription activator GCR1-like domain-containing protein (osmotic-stress induced) produces the protein MNPTSARTTDSTSALNTSLNVTQALQEHAHRDREGKEVESEAGGGAGAGAGSGSSSREDADSADTTQSHHGDETVSGNSLGNVEDEDEDGDVDVGVDVDVDIDVDDYSTEANASEDSLSHKKEHKQDKFTLNTAEADCVLMNMYFILNDMFLTLDADKSIDQFTDVVTKSLEMYRTVGRLPIALARTMEITDMVPLATLKSTTLPCILRYYKWCSVRSQDPLFPNTLVTSDKCYRFIQDDIRICHHDSSTIKLLLEAIKTLFELQQKVLEYAEIIGSDSISVFHWDNIDFEQISKAIFSPEAEAFRASKQRNSTSSLTGMHFQNTLRVSESVRRDSEISISDGSSAAAAASVAAETSSARAGTDGHNRRSNTNRDYTDHDNGNGIGNNGGRNNSTGNNTNRNTNNNNSNNNSDGNNDGNTSNTNANNSNSVNNNNVNGSGNGQGSRTQRVTSQQDTLIIQQTHFEDSTNENYDSPSQYFMSPESLSLHQKVQDLSNENQQLKEQVTCLTQNIQYLLDNPDIMKKNDQLRDTKLMPKDLQSSSHFKNQDQVLAASISKFMPTSAVENQIDQLLDNNIPYPFTFNPQSFTRNQLSPGINHTELDNSKRNFNNLGHFNKHQHQSMSNTATTLDPLSLVGELPSQSPDLDLDFQRIHEHPSSHHQHASKQQDTHGNLAHHLPTQSHSEKKRSISKRGKTVLMKDMGTSSVSKGQQFKPPVGPNGKTYLVTPEGYLNIDMKNDLDSVYSIYNEFIQSLKPQINAFVEDYGRSRLARFHKKRTFQKRKAFCSFVETISASSNLPPEKVLDFVDEIRMQNDHSVVWVCNNLNQLKTDLAKQLPNLAKFIDNSPV, from the coding sequence ATGAATCCAACGAGTGCTCGCACAACAGACAGTACTAGTGCACTTAATACTAGTCTAAACGTGACACAAGCGCTTCAGGAACATGCGCACAGAGATAGGGAAGGTAAGGAAGTGGAATCTGAAGCAGGAGGAGGTGCAGGTGCAGGTGCAGGTTCCGGTTCCAGTTCAAGGGAAGATGCAGATAGCGCAGACACAACACAGTCGCACCATGGGGACGAAACAGTCAGTGGTAATTCCCTTGGGAACGTTGAGGACGAGGATGAGGACGGGGATGTGGACGTGGGCGTCGATGTTGATGTCGACATCGATGTCGACGATTACAGTACGGAAGCTAATGCTTCCGAGGACTCGCTCTCGCATAAGAAAGAACACAAACAGGATAAGTTTACGTTGAATACAGCTGAGGCAGACTGCGTGTTGATGAACATGTATTTCATCTTGAACGACATGTTTCTCACGCTGGATGCGGACAAGAGCATTGACCAATTCACAGATGTGGTCACCAAGAGCTTGGAAATGTACCGGACGGTGGGCAGATTGCCCATTGCGTTGGCCCGGACCATGGAAATCACGGACATGGTGCCACTAGCCACGTTGAAATCAACGACGCTCCCTTGCATCCTCCGGTATTATAAATGGTGCAGTGTGCGTTCCCAGGACCCTTTGTTCCCTAACACGTTGGTGACTAGCGATAAGTGCTATAGATTTATCCAAGATGATATCAGGATATGCCATCACGACTCTTCCACCATCAAACTCTTGTTGGAGGCCATCAAGACCCTATTCGAGTTGCAACAGAAAGTTCTAGAATACGCAGAGATCATTGGATCGGACTCCATTTCCGTGTTCCATTGGGACAACATCGATTTTGAACAGATCAGCAAGGCCATCTTCAGTCCGGAGGCAGAAGCGTTCCGTGCCTCTAAGCAGCGTAACAGCACCTCGTCTTTGACTGGCATGCATTTCCAAAACACACTTAGAGTATCGGAATCCGTTCGTCGCGATAGCGAGATCAGCATTAGTGACGGTAGCagtgctgctgctgctgcttccgTCGCCGCAGAAACTTCCTCTGCTCGTGCCGGTACCGATGGTCACAATCGTAGAAGCAACACAAATAGAGATTACACAGACCATGATAACGGTAACGGTATTGGCAACAATGGCGGACGGAACAACAGTACTGGAAACAATACTAATAGaaatactaataataacaatagcAATAACAACAGTGACGGCAACAACGATGGCAACACTAGTAATACTAACGCCAATAACAGCAACAGCgttaataacaataatgtCAATGGTAGTGGTAATGGCCAGGGATCAAGGACGCAACGTGTCACCTCTCAACAGGATACTCTAATTATCCAACAGACGCATTTCGAGGATAGCACAAATGAAAACTACGATTCTCCCTCCCAGTACTTCATGTCACCAGAATCACTTTCCTTGCACCAGAAGGTACAAGATTTGAGTAACGAAAATCAACAGTTAAAAGAACAGGTCACCTGCTTGACGCAAAATATTCAGTACCTTTTGGATAATCCTGACAttatgaagaagaacgacCAACTCCGTGACACAAAACTTATGCCAAAAGATCTACAGTCGTCGTCACATTTTAAAAACCAAGATCAAGTTCTCGCTGCCTCCATTAGCAAGTTCATGCCAACTTCTGCGGTAGAAAATCAGATCGACCAATTGCTTGACAACAATATACCTTACCCTTTCACCTTTAACCCACAGTCTTTCACAAGGAACCAACTTTCGCCAGGAATAAACCACACGGAATTGGATAATTCCAAAAGGAACTTTAACAATCTTGGCCACTTTAATAAACACCAACATCAATCCATGTCTAATACCGCAACTACGTTAGACCCATTGTCTTTGGTGGGTGAATTGCCATCGCAGTCACCGGACTTGGACCTTGATTTCCAGCGCATTCACGAACACCCGTCGTCGCATCATCAACATGCATCCAAGCAACAGGACACACATGGCAATCTTGCACACCATTTGCCAACGCAAAGTCATTCGGAGAAAAAACGTAGCATATCAAAGAGAGGCAAAACAGTGTTGATGAAAGATATGGGCACTTCGTCTGTTTCTAAGGGTCAACAGTTTAAGCCACCAGTAGGACCTAATGGCAAAACTTATCTTGTAACTCCAGAAGGGTATTTGAACATTGATATGAAAAATGACTTGGATTCAGTTTATTCGATTTACAATGAGTTCATTCAGTCTTTGAAGCCCCAGATCAACGCGTTTGTTGAAGATTACGGTCGGTCAAGGTTGGCTCGGTTCCATAAAAAGAGAACTTTTCAGAAGCGTAAAGCTTTCTGTTCCTTTGTCGAAACTATTTCTGCATCTTCAAACTTACCTCCCGAAAAAGTTCTGGACTTCGTTGACGAAATAAGGATGCAAAACGACCATTCAGTGGTTTGGGTATGCAATAatttgaaccaattgaAGACAGACCTTGCGAAACAACTTCCGAATCTCGCTAAATTTATTGATAATAGTCCGGTCTAG